The Actinomycetes bacterium genome contains a region encoding:
- a CDS encoding L,D-transpeptidase family protein, producing MLALPRPLTASLLALALAVALQGLVPAPARAEPPRWHPSRLAHVGAAGQVVVVTSDAWSSRRGVLRTYGLMPDGTWRQALDPSRVWLGWNGFVLADRRQQNTSTTPAGSFPLPWAFGTRPDPGTALPYREVDPTDWWPYDPRDPATYNVWQPRRGRASDWRTSWAEDLSSFGRQYRHAVVVGYNLPGGVHRAGGELVASRTSDTRRGGGIFLHVQAREVLDRPTAGCVAMAPRRMTALLRWLDPAAGPMVVMGPRRVIDRM from the coding sequence GTGCTCGCGCTGCCACGCCCGCTGACCGCCTCGCTGCTCGCGCTGGCCCTCGCCGTCGCCCTGCAGGGCCTGGTCCCGGCGCCGGCGCGGGCCGAGCCACCGCGCTGGCACCCGAGCCGCCTGGCCCACGTCGGCGCCGCGGGGCAGGTCGTCGTCGTGACCTCCGACGCCTGGTCGAGCCGGCGCGGGGTGCTGCGGACGTACGGGCTGATGCCGGACGGAACTTGGCGACAGGCGCTGGACCCGAGCCGGGTGTGGCTGGGCTGGAACGGCTTCGTCCTGGCGGACCGGCGGCAGCAGAACACGTCCACGACACCAGCGGGGAGCTTCCCACTGCCCTGGGCGTTCGGGACCCGGCCGGACCCGGGGACGGCACTGCCGTACCGGGAGGTCGACCCGACCGACTGGTGGCCCTACGACCCGAGAGACCCCGCGACCTACAACGTGTGGCAGCCACGCCGCGGCCGGGCCTCGGACTGGCGGACCTCGTGGGCCGAGGACCTCTCGTCGTTCGGCCGGCAGTACCGGCACGCCGTCGTCGTCGGATACAACCTGCCCGGCGGAGTGCACCGGGCCGGCGGCGAGCTGGTGGCCAGCCGGACGTCGGACACCCGCCGTGGCGGCGGCATCTTCCTGCACGTCCAGGCCCGGGAGGTGCTGGACCGGCCGACGGCCGGCTGCGTGGCGATGGCGCCGCGACGGATGACCGCGCTGCTGCGGTGGCTGGACCCCGCCGCCGGGCCGATGGTGGTGATGGGCCCGCGCCGGGTGATCGACCGGATGTAG
- the rpsB gene encoding 30S ribosomal protein S2, with translation MATNQVVSMKQLLESGVHFGHQTRRWNPKMKRFIFTERNGIYIIDLQQSLSYIDRAYEFIKETVAHGGSVMFVGTKKQAQEAIAEQATRVGMPYVNQRWLGGMLTNFQTVHGRLQRLKELEQLDFDDVPGSGMTKKELLVLRREKDKLTKTLGGIRDMTRVPSAVWIIDTKKEHIAVGEAHKLGIPVVAILDTNCDPDEVDYKIPGNDDAIRSVTLLTRVIADAVADGLMARVRTSQEGDDKPEGLATDEPLAEWERELLRGQAAEGTPAAGEVVEGAGAEATAPAGAAADTAVTQVTEVTGAPAAEAPAADATEAPAADATEAPAAEAPAAEAPATEVPAAEAPATEAPAADGAEPTQA, from the coding sequence ATGGCCACCAACCAGGTCGTGTCCATGAAGCAGCTGCTCGAGAGCGGCGTGCACTTCGGGCACCAGACCCGCCGTTGGAACCCGAAGATGAAGCGCTTCATCTTCACCGAGCGCAACGGCATCTACATCATCGACCTGCAGCAGTCGCTGTCCTACATCGACCGCGCGTACGAGTTCATCAAGGAGACCGTCGCGCACGGCGGCTCGGTGATGTTCGTCGGCACCAAGAAGCAGGCCCAGGAGGCGATCGCCGAGCAGGCGACCCGGGTCGGGATGCCTTACGTGAACCAGCGCTGGCTGGGCGGCATGCTCACCAACTTCCAGACCGTCCACGGGCGGCTGCAGCGCCTCAAGGAGCTCGAGCAGCTCGACTTCGACGACGTGCCCGGCTCGGGCATGACCAAGAAGGAGCTGCTGGTCCTGCGCCGCGAGAAGGACAAGCTCACGAAGACCCTCGGCGGCATCCGGGACATGACCCGGGTCCCGAGCGCGGTGTGGATCATCGACACCAAGAAGGAGCACATCGCCGTCGGCGAGGCGCACAAGCTGGGCATCCCGGTGGTCGCGATCCTCGACACCAACTGCGACCCGGACGAGGTCGACTACAAGATCCCCGGCAACGACGACGCGATCCGATCGGTCACGCTGCTCACCCGGGTGATCGCCGACGCGGTCGCCGACGGCCTGATGGCCCGCGTGCGCACCTCGCAGGAGGGCGACGACAAGCCCGAGGGCCTCGCCACCGACGAGCCGCTGGCCGAGTGGGAGCGCGAGCTGCTGCGCGGCCAGGCCGCCGAGGGCACGCCGGCCGCCGGTGAGGTCGTCGAGGGCGCCGGCGCCGAGGCCACTGCCCCGGCGGGCGCCGCCGCCGACACCGCTGTGACCCAGGTGACCGAGGTGACCGGGGCCCCTGCGGCCGAGGCGCCGGCGGCTGACGCCACCGAGGCGCCCGCGGCTGACGCCACCGAGGCGCCCGCTGCCGAGGCACCCGCGGCGGAGGCCCCGGCGACCGAGGTACCCGCGGCGGAGGCTCCGGCGACCGAGGCCCCCGCGGCTGACGGAGCCGAGCCGACCCAGGCCTGA
- a CDS encoding phosphatidate cytidylyltransferase translates to MTPDQSADRESSSPLEPVPMEPVPPPERRSRAGRNLPAAIGVGVALAALIIVTLYVWKPSFLAVVAAAVVIAVWELSNALKGEQVRVAVVPVVVGALSILGAAYAGGTEPMLVAVTLTVMATLLWRLPENPDGYVRDVTAGVFVTTYVPLLAGFAALLLRADDGADRVVVFIAVTVLSDIGGYVAGVLFGRHPMAPTISPKKSWEGFAGSALFTAVGGALLVALLLDGLWWEGVVIGLAAMVAATLGDLGESMIKRDLGIKDMGSLLPGHGGMMDRLDSLLLAAPVTYLLLSWLVPA, encoded by the coding sequence ATGACCCCAGACCAGTCAGCCGACCGGGAGAGCTCTTCCCCACTCGAGCCGGTCCCGATGGAGCCGGTGCCGCCGCCCGAGCGGCGCAGCCGGGCAGGGCGCAACCTGCCGGCAGCCATCGGCGTCGGGGTTGCCCTCGCCGCGCTCATCATCGTGACCCTCTACGTCTGGAAGCCGTCGTTCCTGGCGGTCGTCGCGGCGGCCGTGGTGATCGCGGTGTGGGAGCTGTCCAACGCTCTCAAGGGCGAGCAGGTCCGGGTGGCGGTCGTGCCGGTCGTGGTCGGCGCGCTGTCGATCCTCGGCGCGGCGTACGCGGGGGGCACGGAGCCGATGCTGGTCGCGGTGACGCTCACCGTCATGGCGACCCTGCTGTGGCGGCTGCCCGAGAACCCCGACGGCTACGTGCGCGACGTGACCGCCGGTGTCTTCGTGACGACGTACGTCCCGCTGCTCGCCGGCTTCGCGGCGCTCCTGCTGCGGGCCGACGACGGCGCCGACCGGGTGGTCGTCTTCATCGCGGTCACCGTGCTCTCCGACATCGGCGGGTACGTCGCCGGCGTGCTCTTCGGGCGCCACCCGATGGCCCCGACGATCAGCCCGAAGAAGTCCTGGGAGGGCTTCGCGGGGTCGGCGCTCTTCACCGCGGTCGGTGGGGCCCTGCTCGTCGCCTTGCTCCTCGACGGCCTGTGGTGGGAGGGCGTCGTCATCGGGCTGGCCGCCATGGTCGCCGCTACCCTAGGCGACCTCGGCGAGTCGATGATCAAGCGCGACCTCGGCATCAAGGACATGGGCTCCCTGCTGCCGGGCCACGGTGGGATGATGGACCGGCTCGACTCGTTGCTGCTCGCGGCGCCGGTGACCTACCTGCTCCTCTCCTGGCTCGTCCCCGCCTGA
- the whiG gene encoding RNA polymerase sigma factor WhiG gives MTKRTHGRDGSAATASGGVGAVTERDVAVDEAADEKTAAEAALRELWQQYKKTADGALRERLILHYSPLVKYVAGRVGVGLPPNIEQADLVSYGIFGLIDAIEKFDLDRAIKFETYAISRIRGAIIDELRAIDWIPRSVRYKAREVEKAYAKLEGELHRTPSEAEVAAEMGIKLDDLHAIFSQVSFVNVVALDELLSVGGEKGDKLSLVDTLEDTRAEDPVLAFESEETKYLLAKAINTLPEREKIVVTLYYYEGLTLAEIGQVLGVTESRICQMHTKAVLQLRGKLADGKD, from the coding sequence ATGACCAAGCGCACCCACGGGCGTGACGGCAGTGCCGCCACGGCGAGCGGGGGAGTGGGCGCCGTGACCGAGCGGGACGTCGCCGTGGACGAGGCTGCTGACGAGAAGACCGCCGCCGAGGCGGCGCTGCGCGAGCTCTGGCAGCAGTACAAGAAGACGGCCGACGGCGCCCTGCGCGAGCGGCTGATCCTGCACTACTCGCCGCTGGTCAAGTACGTCGCCGGCCGGGTCGGCGTGGGCCTCCCGCCGAACATCGAGCAGGCCGACCTGGTGTCGTACGGCATCTTCGGGCTGATCGACGCGATCGAGAAGTTCGACCTGGACCGGGCGATCAAGTTCGAGACGTACGCCATCAGCCGGATCCGCGGCGCCATCATCGACGAGCTACGCGCTATCGACTGGATCCCGCGCTCGGTGCGCTACAAGGCCCGCGAGGTCGAGAAGGCCTACGCCAAGCTCGAGGGCGAGCTGCACCGCACGCCGTCCGAGGCCGAGGTCGCGGCCGAGATGGGCATCAAGCTCGACGACCTGCACGCGATCTTCAGCCAGGTGTCCTTCGTCAACGTCGTCGCGCTCGACGAGCTGCTCAGCGTCGGCGGCGAGAAGGGCGACAAGCTCAGCCTGGTCGACACCCTCGAGGACACCCGCGCCGAGGACCCGGTCCTCGCGTTCGAGTCCGAGGAGACCAAGTACCTCCTCGCCAAGGCGATCAACACCCTGCCCGAGCGGGAGAAGATCGTCGTGACCCTCTACTACTACGAGGGGCTCACGCTGGCCGAGATCGGCCAGGTGCTCGGCGTCACGGAGAGCCGGATCTGCCAGATGCACACCAAGGCGGTCCTGCAGCTGCGCGGCAAGCTCGCCGACGGCAAGGACTGA
- the tsf gene encoding translation elongation factor Ts has product MANITAAEVKKLRDATGAGMMAAKKALEETGGDFDKAVETLRIKGETKVKERGAERSATNGLVAAADGAMIQLNCETDFVAKNEQFQQLAADIVAHAAKTGTGDVQALLAETLADGRTVAENIDSVAAVIGEKLELTAVVVLGAEGRQVATYMHKRAADLPPQVGVLVEFEGDDLTAARGAAMQVAAMRPTYVSREEVPADVVENERRIAEATAKEEGKPEQALPKIVEGRVTGFFKDVALLEQPSVQDSKKSVRALLDEAGVRVLRFTRFEVGG; this is encoded by the coding sequence ATGGCGAACATCACCGCCGCGGAGGTCAAGAAGCTCCGCGACGCGACCGGCGCCGGGATGATGGCCGCGAAGAAGGCCCTCGAGGAGACCGGCGGCGACTTCGACAAGGCCGTCGAGACCCTGCGGATCAAGGGCGAGACCAAGGTCAAGGAGCGCGGCGCCGAGCGCAGTGCCACCAACGGCCTGGTCGCGGCGGCCGACGGAGCGATGATCCAGCTCAACTGTGAGACCGACTTCGTCGCCAAGAACGAGCAGTTCCAGCAGCTCGCCGCGGACATCGTCGCCCACGCCGCCAAGACCGGCACCGGGGACGTCCAGGCGCTCCTCGCGGAGACGCTGGCCGACGGGCGCACGGTGGCCGAGAACATCGACTCGGTCGCCGCAGTCATCGGCGAGAAGCTCGAGCTGACCGCCGTCGTCGTGCTCGGCGCCGAAGGCCGGCAGGTCGCGACGTACATGCACAAGCGGGCCGCCGACCTGCCGCCGCAGGTGGGCGTGCTCGTCGAGTTCGAGGGCGACGACCTGACCGCGGCGCGCGGCGCCGCCATGCAGGTCGCGGCCATGCGCCCGACCTACGTGTCGCGTGAGGAGGTGCCGGCGGACGTGGTCGAGAACGAGCGGCGCATCGCCGAGGCGACCGCCAAGGAGGAGGGCAAGCCCGAGCAGGCCCTCCCCAAGATCGTGGAAGGCCGGGTCACCGGCTTCTTCAAGGACGTCGCGCTGCTCGAGCAGCCGTCGGTGCAGGACAGCAAGAAGTCGGTCAGGGCGCTGCTCGACGAGGCCGGGGTCCGCGTGCTGCGGTTCACCCGCTTCGAGGTCGGCGGCTGA
- the dprA gene encoding DNA-processing protein DprA, producing the protein MTGGGSGGDLASGTVGDLDEDARARVALSRLAEPGDAVLGVAVRELGASQVLAGIRDGTLGLRRLDSYRVRLGQSDVETDLAVAGRAGARLVLPGGAGWPERLDDLGDARPLLLWVAGRDDLVRMAHRSVALVGARACTPYGETVTADLAAGLSDRGWTVVSGGAFGIDAAAHRGALAVGAPTVAVLACGIDLAYPTAHTRLLAAVGGSGAVVSELPPGARPTRTRFLERNRVIAALTRGTVVVEAAVRSGARNTAGHADRLSRAVMAVPGPVTSAMSAGCHQMLRDEGAALVTSAADVVDQVGALGGDALTADRGEVRAHDVLDPEALRVLEALPARRWAAPDAVARVAGVDPPGVLRALGRLGAAGLARSRDGAWRRA; encoded by the coding sequence ATGACGGGTGGCGGGAGTGGCGGCGACCTCGCGAGCGGGACGGTCGGGGACCTCGACGAGGACGCGCGGGCCCGGGTGGCGCTGAGCCGGCTGGCGGAGCCGGGCGACGCCGTGCTGGGCGTCGCGGTCCGGGAGCTCGGTGCGTCCCAGGTCCTGGCCGGGATCCGGGATGGCACGCTCGGCCTGCGCCGGCTGGACTCCTACCGCGTGCGCCTCGGCCAGTCCGACGTCGAGACCGACCTCGCCGTTGCCGGCCGGGCCGGCGCGCGGCTCGTCCTGCCCGGCGGCGCCGGCTGGCCGGAGCGGCTCGACGACCTCGGCGACGCCCGGCCGCTGCTGCTCTGGGTGGCCGGGCGCGACGACCTCGTGCGCATGGCCCACCGGTCGGTGGCTCTGGTCGGCGCGCGGGCGTGCACGCCGTACGGCGAGACCGTCACCGCGGACCTGGCGGCCGGGCTGAGCGACCGGGGCTGGACGGTGGTGTCCGGCGGTGCCTTCGGCATCGACGCGGCGGCCCACCGTGGCGCGCTGGCGGTCGGCGCCCCGACCGTGGCGGTGCTGGCGTGCGGCATCGACCTCGCCTACCCGACCGCGCACACGCGGCTGCTGGCCGCGGTGGGCGGCAGCGGCGCCGTCGTGTCCGAGCTGCCGCCCGGCGCCCGACCGACCCGCACCCGGTTCCTGGAGCGCAACCGGGTGATCGCCGCCCTGACCCGGGGGACCGTCGTCGTGGAGGCGGCGGTCCGCAGCGGTGCGCGCAACACGGCGGGGCACGCCGACCGGCTGTCCCGGGCGGTGATGGCGGTGCCCGGGCCGGTGACGTCGGCGATGTCCGCGGGCTGCCACCAGATGCTGCGGGACGAGGGAGCGGCCCTGGTGACCTCGGCCGCCGACGTCGTCGACCAGGTGGGTGCCCTCGGCGGCGACGCGCTCACGGCGGACCGGGGCGAGGTACGGGCGCACGACGTGCTGGACCCCGAGGCGCTGCGGGTCCTCGAGGCGCTGCCGGCCCGTCGCTGGGCGGCCCCCGACGCCGTCGCCCGGGTCGCCGGGGTGGACCCACCCGGGGTGCTGCGCGCGCTGGGCCGTCTGGGCGCGGCCGGCCTGGCCAGGTCCCGCGACGGCGCCTGGCGCCGCGCCTGA
- a CDS encoding aminotransferase class V-fold PLP-dependent enzyme, with the protein MPVEPAIPRVGPAENPVWGDDWAEVRDLWPLEPTVAHLNHGSYGAVPTAVLEEQASWRQRMESNPVRFFNRELPAVLAAARDEVAAFLGADPRGTAFVRNATTAVSTVLASFPLEAGQSVLLTDHAYGAVRIAADRFTGRARARVEVVHLPLDEDDAAHARRVLDTTGPHTRLVVLEQVTSPTARRLPLVELVPALQERGVAVLVDGAHAPGMLAVEVERLGADFWVGNLHKWCLTPRGTALLNAAPRWRSALLPLVASWGEADGFPDAFADIGTDDMTAWLSAPRALRVLERLGLDRLRRHNAELAVAGQRIVAEALRLDPAALPRDPAVSMQLVPLPDGLVRDTREADALRNRIGEEAGVEVGVTAWAGRGFLRLSAHAYNAPDDYRRLAADLPALL; encoded by the coding sequence GTGCCAGTCGAACCCGCCATCCCGCGTGTCGGGCCGGCCGAGAACCCGGTCTGGGGGGACGACTGGGCCGAGGTCCGCGACCTGTGGCCCCTCGAGCCCACCGTCGCCCACCTCAACCACGGGTCGTACGGCGCCGTCCCCACCGCGGTCCTCGAGGAGCAGGCGTCCTGGCGGCAGCGGATGGAGTCCAACCCGGTCCGGTTCTTCAACCGGGAGCTGCCGGCCGTGCTGGCTGCCGCGCGTGACGAGGTGGCCGCCTTCCTCGGGGCCGACCCGCGCGGCACCGCCTTCGTCCGCAACGCCACGACCGCGGTGAGCACCGTCCTGGCGTCGTTCCCGCTCGAGGCCGGCCAGTCCGTCCTCCTCACCGACCACGCGTACGGGGCGGTGCGGATCGCGGCCGACCGGTTCACCGGCCGGGCCCGGGCCCGGGTCGAGGTCGTGCACCTGCCGCTCGACGAGGACGACGCCGCCCACGCCCGGCGGGTGCTCGACACGACCGGCCCGCACACCCGGCTCGTCGTCCTCGAGCAGGTGACGAGCCCGACCGCCCGGCGGCTGCCTCTCGTCGAGCTGGTGCCGGCCCTCCAGGAGCGCGGCGTCGCCGTGCTCGTCGACGGTGCGCACGCCCCGGGCATGCTGGCCGTCGAGGTCGAGCGGCTGGGCGCCGACTTCTGGGTCGGCAACCTGCACAAGTGGTGCCTCACCCCGCGGGGGACGGCACTCCTGAACGCCGCGCCGCGCTGGCGGTCCGCCCTGCTGCCGCTCGTCGCGTCGTGGGGCGAGGCGGACGGCTTCCCGGACGCCTTCGCGGACATCGGCACCGACGACATGACCGCCTGGCTGTCGGCTCCGCGCGCCCTGCGGGTGCTGGAGCGCCTCGGTCTGGACCGCCTGCGCCGGCACAACGCGGAGCTCGCCGTCGCCGGCCAGCGGATCGTCGCCGAGGCCCTCCGGCTCGACCCGGCGGCGCTGCCGCGGGACCCCGCGGTCAGCATGCAGCTCGTCCCGCTGCCCGACGGCCTGGTCCGGGACACCCGAGAAGCGGACGCGCTGCGCAACCGGATCGGCGAGGAGGCGGGGGTCGAGGTGGGCGTCACCGCCTGGGCGGGGCGCGGGTTCCTGCGCCTGTCCGCCCACGCCTACAACGCGCCCGACGACTACCGGCGCCTCGCGGCCGACCTGCCCGCCCTGCTCTGA
- a CDS encoding M23 family metallopeptidase: MPLHRPALVVLTVAATWGWPVPPAAGVSGVAGAGWGWPLDPVPVVVAPFVAPAGPFASGHRGVDLAAAVGAEVRAAGPGTVAFAGPVAGRPVVSIDHPGGLRTTYEPVTPVVARGDPVARGDPVGTVAAAPGHCLPATCLHWGLRRGETYLDPLALVGAGAVVRLLPMWAWSAADQPLGAAAAGAAAAPGVTASRVTATASVTATPGLTSTAGRDRRPDRGPLLVADRLRAGRAGRPRGAGSRRARCRRGRTGAGTRAPPRR, from the coding sequence GTGCCGCTCCATCGTCCCGCCCTGGTCGTGCTGACGGTCGCCGCGACGTGGGGCTGGCCGGTCCCTCCGGCGGCCGGGGTGTCCGGGGTGGCCGGCGCGGGTTGGGGCTGGCCGCTCGACCCGGTGCCCGTGGTGGTGGCGCCGTTCGTGGCCCCGGCCGGCCCGTTCGCCTCGGGGCACCGCGGCGTCGACCTGGCCGCGGCGGTGGGCGCGGAGGTCCGGGCCGCCGGCCCGGGGACGGTGGCGTTCGCCGGCCCGGTGGCGGGCCGGCCCGTGGTCAGCATCGACCACCCGGGCGGGCTGCGGACGACGTACGAGCCGGTGACGCCGGTCGTGGCGCGCGGCGACCCGGTGGCCCGCGGCGACCCGGTCGGCACGGTGGCGGCGGCGCCGGGGCACTGCCTGCCGGCGACCTGCCTGCACTGGGGGCTGCGCCGTGGCGAGACCTATCTGGACCCGCTGGCCCTGGTGGGGGCCGGCGCCGTCGTGCGCCTGCTCCCGATGTGGGCCTGGTCGGCTGCCGACCAGCCGCTCGGCGCCGCAGCGGCCGGCGCCGCAGCTGCGCCCGGCGTGACCGCGTCGCGCGTGACCGCCACGGCATCCGTGACCGCGACGCCCGGCCTGACCTCGACAGCAGGCCGCGACCGGCGACCCGACCGTGGCCCGCTCCTGGTCGCCGACCGGCTCAGAGCAGGGCGGGCAGGTCGGCCGCGAGGCGCCGGTAGTCGTCGGGCGCGTTGTAGGCGTGGGCGGACAGGCGCAGGAACCCGCGCCCCGCCCAGGCGGTGA
- a CDS encoding tyrosine recombinase XerC, whose amino-acid sequence MADALTAFTRHLRSERGLSEHSVRAYRGDVTTLLDHAHRMGADAISALDLRTLRSWLAGQASRGRAKTTLARRAAAARTFTAWAIREGLLERDPGALLATPRSGRSLPAVLRRDEAAAVLELAAAGSPAAGPPATDPGGTGDAGAGPADAGADPAEQGPAERAVRLRDRAVLEVLYASGIRVGELCGLDLPDVDRGRRVLRVMGKGAKERTVPVGLPALRALDEWLSDGRPALAGSGSGPALFLGRRGRRVDPRTVRRSVHELLRGVEGVPDLGPHGIRHSAATHLLEGGADLRTVQELLGHATLATTQIYTHVSVERLKATYDQAHPRA is encoded by the coding sequence ATGGCGGACGCCCTGACGGCGTTCACCCGTCACCTGCGCTCGGAGCGCGGACTCTCCGAGCACTCGGTCCGCGCCTACCGCGGCGACGTCACGACGCTGCTCGACCACGCGCACCGGATGGGCGCCGACGCCATCTCGGCGCTCGACCTGCGCACCCTGCGCAGCTGGCTGGCCGGACAGGCCAGCCGGGGACGGGCCAAGACCACCCTCGCCCGGCGGGCCGCCGCCGCGCGGACCTTCACCGCCTGGGCGATCCGCGAGGGGCTGCTCGAGCGCGACCCCGGCGCCCTGCTGGCCACGCCCCGGTCCGGCCGCTCGCTGCCCGCGGTCCTGCGCCGCGACGAGGCGGCCGCCGTGCTGGAGCTGGCCGCGGCAGGGTCGCCCGCAGCGGGGCCGCCGGCCACCGACCCGGGCGGGACCGGCGACGCGGGGGCTGGCCCGGCCGACGCCGGTGCCGACCCGGCCGAGCAGGGGCCGGCGGAGCGGGCGGTGCGGCTGCGGGACCGCGCCGTCCTCGAGGTCCTCTACGCCAGCGGCATCCGGGTCGGCGAGCTGTGCGGGCTCGACCTGCCGGACGTCGACCGGGGCCGCCGGGTGCTGCGGGTCATGGGCAAGGGGGCCAAGGAGCGGACCGTGCCCGTCGGGCTCCCGGCCCTGCGTGCGCTGGACGAGTGGTTGTCCGACGGCCGGCCGGCGCTGGCGGGAAGCGGGAGCGGCCCGGCGCTGTTCCTCGGACGCCGGGGGCGGCGCGTTGACCCCCGGACCGTGCGGCGCTCGGTCCACGAGCTGCTGCGCGGGGTCGAAGGGGTCCCGGACCTGGGCCCGCACGGCATCCGCCATTCGGCTGCCACGCACCTGCTGGAAGGGGGAGCCGACCTGAGAACCGTTCAGGAGCTGCTGGGCCACGCTACGCTCGCAACGACCCAGATCTACACGCACGTGTCCGTCGAGAGGCTGAAGGCGACCTATGACCAAGCGCACCCACGGGCGTGA
- the frr gene encoding ribosome recycling factor, protein MIDETLFEAEEKMEKAVSVARDDFGTIRTGRANPGMFNKIMVDYYGAPTPVNQLASFHVVDARMLTLTPYDKSSMDAVERAIRDSDLGVNPTNDGAIIRVAFPQLTEERRKEFIKVAHRKAEDAKIAIRNIRRHAKDELDRMAKDGEVGEDDVSRAEKELEKVTQRHVASVDELLKHKEAELLEV, encoded by the coding sequence GTGATCGATGAGACGCTCTTCGAGGCCGAGGAGAAGATGGAGAAGGCGGTCTCCGTGGCGCGCGACGACTTCGGGACCATCCGGACCGGCCGGGCCAACCCTGGCATGTTCAACAAGATCATGGTCGACTACTACGGCGCCCCGACGCCGGTCAACCAGCTTGCCTCGTTCCACGTCGTCGACGCTCGGATGCTGACCCTCACGCCATACGACAAGAGCTCGATGGACGCCGTTGAACGGGCCATCCGCGACTCCGACCTGGGCGTCAACCCCACGAACGACGGCGCGATCATCCGGGTGGCGTTCCCGCAGCTGACCGAGGAGCGCCGCAAGGAGTTCATCAAGGTCGCCCACCGCAAGGCCGAGGACGCCAAGATCGCGATCCGCAACATCCGCCGGCACGCAAAGGACGAGCTCGACCGGATGGCCAAGGACGGCGAGGTCGGCGAGGACGACGTCTCCCGGGCCGAGAAGGAGCTGGAGAAGGTCACCCAGCGCCACGTGGCGTCGGTCGACGAGCTGCTCAAGCACAAGGAGGCCGAGCTCCTCGAGGTGTGA
- the pyrH gene encoding UMP kinase, whose protein sequence is MQRTTEGGSYRRVVLKLSGEVFGGGAVGVDPDVVAAMARQIAEVARDGVQVAVVVGGGNFFRGAELSQHGMDRARADYMGMLGTVMNCLALQDFLEKQGVETRVQTAIAMGQVAEPYIPRRAMRHLDKGRVVIFGAGAGMPFFSTDTVAAQRAMEIGAEVLLMGKKGVDGVYDSDPKSNPAAVRFDSLSYDEFLARGLKVADATAISLCRDHHLPIVVFNLTEEGNIARAVHGEKIGTVIGPDA, encoded by the coding sequence GTGCAGCGAACGACCGAAGGCGGCAGCTATCGCCGCGTCGTGCTCAAGCTCTCCGGCGAGGTCTTCGGCGGCGGCGCGGTCGGCGTCGACCCCGACGTCGTCGCGGCGATGGCGCGCCAGATCGCCGAGGTCGCGCGCGACGGCGTGCAGGTCGCCGTTGTGGTCGGCGGCGGCAACTTCTTCCGCGGCGCCGAGCTCTCCCAGCACGGCATGGACCGGGCCCGCGCCGACTACATGGGCATGCTCGGCACGGTGATGAACTGCCTCGCGCTGCAGGACTTCCTCGAGAAGCAGGGCGTCGAGACCCGGGTCCAGACCGCCATCGCGATGGGCCAGGTCGCCGAGCCGTACATCCCGCGCCGCGCCATGCGTCACCTCGACAAGGGCCGCGTCGTCATCTTCGGCGCCGGCGCCGGCATGCCGTTCTTCTCGACCGACACGGTCGCGGCACAGCGGGCGATGGAGATCGGCGCCGAGGTGTTGCTCATGGGCAAGAAGGGCGTCGACGGCGTCTACGACTCCGACCCGAAGTCCAACCCGGCAGCAGTCCGCTTCGACTCCCTGTCCTACGACGAGTTCCTCGCACGGGGGCTCAAAGTCGCCGACGCCACGGCGATCAGCCTCTGCCGCGACCACCACCTCCCGATCGTCGTCTTCAACCTGACCGAGGAGGGCAACATCGCCCGCGCGGTCCACGGTGAGAAGATCGGCACGGTGATCGGCCCCGACGCCTGA